The nucleotide window TGGGACCGACCCTAGCATGCTTAGCAAATGGTTTGCACACCAAACCATTCTTTATAAGAAAAGCAGTGTGTTTGCGTCCCTTTAaaagtctctccctttctcttgttATTTGGCTTTGAATGTTGAGCTTTGGGCTCAGCACACGCAAGCTGAACACTTCATCACTGTGCCACAGCCTGGCCCTcttcctgcttttgtttttgagacagacacACTGAGTTCCCCAAGGCTGACCTTGATATTGGTCTGTAACTGAGGCAGGTCATGAACTTATCTCCTGCTTTATTGTCCAGAgatgctagaattacagacatgtcTGATAGGCCTGGCCTTTCAACTCTCCTGGGAAATATTTCCTAGCTTAATTGAATTTCTCATTTCATGTAGATTGTTATCATATTTATAATGAATTATAGTTAGAAAAAATCCTGTATTATCCTTTCCAGGTGACAGGAATGTATGAGAGTTGGGTGCCCAAACTTGTGGCCGCCCTGTACAAAAGAGAACCTGACTCCAACGTCATTGTGGTGGACTGGTTGTATCGGGCTCAGCAGCATTATCCGGTGTCTGCTGGTTACACCAAGCTGGTGGGAAATGATGTGGCCAGGTTCATCAACTGGATGGAGGTAAGACAAGGAGAAGCTATCCTCTGTGCTCAGGATAAAACTCTTGACTAGAACTAGACAGATGGCtgggttttatttcattttcttgccTTTTCTCTGAGGTCTAAGGTGTTTTCTGAAGCACTTCAGATTTTCACAGGGCATTTTTATGTTATGGTAAGAATCACTAGATTGTACATCCAGTAAATCATCCTGCCCTCCCTGTCCTTTGATGTTTCAATGAAAAGATCTGCTGGGGCTCAGAACCAAGTGGGCAGGATGAAGAAAAGCCTGCTTTCtaggacagagagaagagagcatgcTCACCTACCTCCTTTTCTACTGTCGGGCCTTCATGGGTGTGGTATCCTGGTGTTGACTCTCGTTAGAATACCGACCTCTAACAAAACAGTGCTTGGCTCTTAGAGTAGATGAAGGATCCTGGTGATTGTGTTGAGACCCATAGAGTCAACTTCCTGGTTTGGGGCAGAGATgaactgaggcagggggaccGTTGGAGGGACATAGAAAGCATGAGGTAGCTGAGGGTCCAGAGGTTTTATCCACTTCCTTCTCTTTGGGGCCTCACTCTGGGAGTTAACTTTTGAATATTATTTTGGAGCTAAAGAGAAGCTAGGACTCTGACAAGGCCAAGTTATTTCACCCAGAGAATTCaatgcaaaaacaacaacaacaacaacaaacgcTGTGTTTATTGGATTTACCATAACAAATGCTCTTTTCTTGTCTGTTTTGCTAGTCACAAAAATGAACTTGGAAGAATCAGATCACTCCTTGGGCTCCAAGCTTcttagctacttttttttttttttttttaatgataaaacaccatggccaaggcaacatagaaaacaaagcatttaatttggggctcaggGTTTCCGAGGGTTAGAATCcttgaccatcatggcagggagcgtGACAGCAAGCAGGCCGGCATGGTACTCACAGGCAGTTAGAGACACTGGGAATGgtgtgtaggcttttgaaacctcaaaacctacCCTCagtgacaaggccacacctcctaacccttcccaaacagttccacaagctggagaccaagcattcagaTACATGTGCTGATGGAGGTCacacattcaaaccaccacatctgtTGATGCAGAAAGCTGAGCCGTGTGTCTGggatctcctcccatttccttctGTCTGATCTAGTCATGGCCTGGCTAACTTCAAGGAATGACAGGGTGCCGGATATTTGGAAAAGCAGTTAATGTGTAAAAGtttatatatacacttataaagTATAAATGCATTTACtatgtgtacatatttatacatttatatatatgtaaataatacAGTTTTAGATGTCTGGAAAAAATTCTAGTTTTAAGCtgttgttaaagaaaaaaaaatctcaatatgACAGAATATTTGTCTCTTAGCTATAACACTAAATCagtataaaattaacttatagtAGTGCTAATATTTTAAAACCAAtattcactttcatttttatCACTTTTGGCGTTGATGTTTGACCAAGAACTACACTAAgactttttcatttattcttctgCAGGAGGAATTTAACTACCCCCTGGACAATGTCCACCTCTTGGGATACAGCCTTGGAGCCCATGCTGCTGGTGTGGCAGGAAGTCTGACCAACAAGAAGGTTAACAGAATCACTGGTAAGAGGCATTTTCTTATTCATTCATCACAAGATCCAATTGCACCACCATTCTGAAAGAGAGCCAGAGCCCTTTCAATAGGTACCCACGTCCACGGTGTTGGGGCTTGTGTCCTATGTTCATCGCCTTTTGTCTGACCTCTAGCTTTCCATTTACTGGCTGTGGCGTAGGAGAGGCTCACACGTTCCTCTGAGAAAGAGTTCTCACTTTCCTCTGCTCCAGTTGAGCTAGCAGACCACATGTATGTCATTCtctctcacagagagagagagaatcagtcCTTGTCAGTCTCAGCACCAGGGAGACTGACAAGGACTGATTCTAGAGAGCATTTGGAATAAGACAGTCATCTAGGAAGTGGCTATAAATGGTTTGATGTGGATAGAAGGAAAAAGAACTGATCAGGGATTAAAGTTCTTCTCGGATTCAGAAATAACCTGCAAGAAGACATCAGGCCGCTAGATGTGAAAAATCACTGGCCTGATGCTGCTTGCCTGTAATACTAACACTTGAAATATGGAggcagcaagttcaaagccatcgGCAGCTATAGTGTGTGTTTAAAGCGATTCTGGAGAAGCCGGGTACGGTggctcatgtctataatcccaacacttggggaggcagaggcaggtggatctctgtgagttcaaggccatcctggtctacaaatcaagtccaggatagccagggctacacagagaaaccctgtcttaaaaaacaaaaaacaaacaaaaaaggaaacatcCCGGAGAAAGGTGGAAAGTAGGGGAACTAAAATGTGCAGGCTACAGTGGCATACTTCTGAATATAACATTATGGAACATTAGGCAtgaggatcaagagtttgaggctagcctgggggGATGAGGGAGAATAGAGTGAGAGAGCAAGGgagtgagtgagagagtgagagagattcCATTTTAGAAGGGCAGTGCCTACTTATTTTGACTCTTAGTCACTGAAAGGTCCAACTGCTAAGGCAAGCCGCTGATACGAATGAAAGAGGCTTTGAGTTACACTCAGAAGAGCAGGATGCTGACCTGAGGCCTGAACTACTGCAGACTTTAAAACCTATGGGGGCCCTTTTCTTTGCCACCAAGGCTTGGATCCAGCTGGGCCTAACTTTGAGTACGCAGAAGCCCCCAGTCGCCTTTCCCCTGATGACGCGGATTTCGTGGACGTCTTACATACATTCACCAGGGGGTCACCTGGCCGAAGTATCGGGATCCAGAAACCAGTAGGGCACGTGGACATTTACCCCAACGGAGGCACTTTCCAGCCAGGATGCAACATCGGAGAAGCCATTCGTGTGATTGCAGAGAGGGGCCTTGGAGGTGAGTGAGACACAAGACACTTAGGTGTGAGTTTTGAGGCTTCGGACTCAATGACCTTGTATCCTGTTCACTGTCCCCATGGTGTATGGTTTCGGTATACACACTGTGGggacagagatggctcagtgggtaaagcacttgccacacatgTGTGAGGGCCTGAATTTAGACcacagaacccatgtaaaagccagatgCACCAGTGTCTCTCTGTAATCCTGGAAGTCCCGCAGTGAGGTGGAGGTAGAAAGGAGAATGCCGGAAGCTCGCAGGCCAGGCAGCCTGGGCACACAATGGCaaacaagagaccttgtctcgaaCAAGGTGGATGGCGAGGACCAGGTCTGTCCACTGACCTCTCTACTACCAGTTGAACAGTTATGCCCTTTATGGTGCAGTTTAGAGAACCGTGCTTTTAGGAGCACATATGCTCAGTAGACATTTTCAATAAAGGGAAGCTTGTGTTAAGCTGGAGGGAATCAAATTCACCTCCGATGTTGTCTAGTATGGCTTTATAAACCTACAGAAATATAAGATGGCAAGAGTCAAAAGTGCTTGGCAACTTTTGCCAGTCAACTTGACAGTTATGGAGGGAGGTGAGCAGCTGCCACCAAGAACACATCCTAACGGAGAGTCTGACTAGGGCAAGGCGATTTCTGAAGAACTGTATCTGCCATGTCTCTGTCCAGATGTGGACCAGCTGGTGAAGTGCTCCCACGAGCGCTCCATTCATCTCTTCATTGACTCTCTTCTCAATGAGGAAAACCCCAGCAAGGCCTACAGGTGCAACTCCAAGGAAGCCTTTGAGAAAGGGCTTTGCCTGAGCTGCAGGAAGAATCGCTGCAACAATGTGGGCTACGAGATCAACAAGGTCAGAGCCAAAAGAAGCAGCAAGATGTACCTGAAGACCCGCTCTCAGATGCCCTACAAAGGTTCGTTGGAagctgtggggaggagggagaattgATTAACGCCATCTCTGTTATCACGGGCTCGGTCTATCTGTTGGAATAAAGTTAATGAAGGGATGTTGCTAAGTCCTGAACCCTCCCTTGTGCCTCTGTTAATGCAGAGGGATTTCCACTAGACCCACTCCATCTAGCTCTTCACTCCGACACCAGCAAGAGCCCGGTGCTCAGCTGTGAATTtgcaggctgttttgtttttctgtttttatttaactAGCTACTGATTTTCCTTATAAAATGAGCTATGAGGTTGGCACAggtgtgcatacctgtaatcctagcccttgagaggtagaggcaggaagagcaggagttcaaggccatcttcaactacacagtgagtttgaggccagctgggctccacaagatcctgtcttaaaacacacacatacacatacacacttaaaacAAATAGCTAAATAAaggttatcagaacaaaatgcaCTGAAAtgtttttcaggaaaataaacatCCAAAGTGACATCAAAACCCAATTTTGCCACTCTTTTTGCCATTAGAGTTTAAAATGTTGGGTCTCAGCATAAGAGAAATCACATTCAATAGACAGCAGTATAATAAAAACTATGCATAGGAGTCTTGGCTTATAAAAGACCAGTATCTGAGTGACACCATCATAGTCACAGCAGGTGTGTTTCAGACTCAGGGATATGTGGGGAAAAACAGGGAAGAGATACGGAAGTTCAAGTTCCTGCTTCCTGGTGTGCTTCCTACTTCAGGACAGCTTGGGACCTAGCTTTATAAGACAAACTCAGGACTTTTCTGGTGGTTTAAAGGAACTCACTGTACTGTTGGTGCCACACACCAGCCTGTGCAGGtgggagagaaatagaatgagaTGTGATGAGGGTGGGGGGAGGTCGAGTACCCAGGAAATGGGAAGAAACAAGGTGGAGCAATGcaataacagaaagcaaatgcTGAAAATGCTTGGTACCGATGTAGAAATATACGGTGGCTGAGGTAAgtggagaacacagagagctttcTGGGTGTGGCTGGCTATTAATTTGACTCCATCCAGGTTGGCAATTCAGATACAAGGTGGGTCTCTTTTATGCACTATGGCCACACTGAAGAAACCTTCCAACAGAAAGTGTTTCCAAGCCACGTCAGATGGCGCAATGTGTGTACTTCCTGTTTGGGTGCTCAGAAGACACCTGTGGGTGTCTTCTATGGGTCAGACTTGCTTGACTGTTTGGGAACTATAATGTCTCCATGAAGACTGACATGCCTTTGTTCCAATGTCTTTCCCTACAGTCTTCCATTACCAAGTCAAGATTCACTTTTCTGGGACTGAGAGTGACAGGCAGCTCAACCAGGCCTTCGAGATTTCTCTGTATGGCACAGTGGCCGAGAGTGAGAACATTCCCTTCACCCTGTGAGTATCTCTGGGCACACCTGCAGCCTGTGGCTAGGTGTCAGCCTTGCTCCTTGGCAAAGCCCTTGGTCTGAGAAACAGAGGTGCACAGTACCGCATGAATAGAACTATagttaaaaaaattacaatttagcTGGGTATGGTGCCTTGAAAGccccgcacttgggaggcagaggtaggtggagctcggtgagttcaaggccaacctggtctacacagtgagttctaggataaaCAGAGccatgtagagagaccctgtttcaaaataccaaaagatgaaaaagaaataagaaataacagAGATCTTGTGCCATTTTGTGTGAGAAAATACTGTTTTCtaatctctgttttattttttgttcattctctgctttgtgttttctttcaatatctcaagtctttgtttcttttatttaaaaaaaaaaggagaagaagaaacaaTGATAAAGTGGTTAAGTCctccgcccctccccccccaaaaaaaagagttAACATTATGGAGCATGGATGTGGCGGGGAGGTGGAGCACTTATCTAACATTTGGATATGGTCCCAGCATCCAAACATACAGATAGGTAGGCAGATAGGTAGAtcgatcgatagatagatagatagatagatagatagatagatagatagatagattgctAGAGAAAATGTCGTCAGTAAAATGCCGTGACTGTGAAGTGACTGAGCAGGACACACATCGTTGGTTATACTGTTGGCTGTGAGAACCTTCAATGCAAGGAAGGCAATGAGGAAATAATTTTCCATAGCTAAGGTTACAAGAAAGAGGCTGGTTTCTTTTATAGTGTATCCTGAACAAATACTCAAtagattgtttttaaaaatttaagtgtgGCATGTTTATTATCATAGAATACATAATAGCCCAAACTGGGTATTAGTTAGCATTGCATCAAAGGTCATATGGTTCATAATATCAGTAAAATCAATATTCCTCTAGAAATTAGAATTATTGCAGAGTACGTAAAACATGATGAAAACAGAGTGGAGTAGAGGACTGGTTATGTTCTTTGTAACTAAGTGAACATATACTCACAAATGTGTAAATTAAAAGGTATACATGGAAATGAAAATTGGCTAATGGCCTTTTTTCCTTAAGAACTGTACTAGTTTACAGTGTTAGGAGGAAAAGGAGTGTGGGACCTTAAGATACGCCAAAGCTGCTGACATTCATCTTGGACatgttttgcatttttaaaatatcatccaAACAATAAAGCTATTTacatctcagaaggagaaaaggcTGACTTCCAGAAGTAACCAAATTTATGAAATTTTCACTCAGGCCTGAGGTCTCCACAAACAAAACCTACTCCTTCTTGATTTATACGGAGGTGGACATCGGAGAATTGCTGATGATGAAGCTTAAGTGGAAGAGCGACTCCTACTTCAGCTGGTCGGACTGGTGGAGCAGCCCCGGCTTCGTCATCGAGAGGATCCGGGTGAAAGCGGGGGAGACTCAGAAAAAGTAATTGACCTGAATGTTCTCCACCTCGTTTGCACAGCCTTCTGTCCGTACCTGGGGCAAAACCTTTCAGGAGCCTTTGACATACAGGTGGAACTATCTGTGGGACCTACTTAATTATTCCAGAATATTCTTTGATGGCCACACAGAGGAAATAGTTGACTACCTATTCCTTTGGGGAAGACTAGAAGTGTTCACACttaggatttttgttttgctttgctttgctttgctttgctttgctttgctttgcttttgtttgtttttttttcagatcttGGGATAGTTGCACATATATAATGAGATATCTAGGAATTATGACCAACTAGTATTCCACGTTCCTCTGATACAAAACAGTCTGAAAGTCATTTGCACTTTTTTGGTGGCTGCACTTTGACTACAGTGAATCACCCGAGGCCAGGTGTGGAATTTCCCACTCGGGGCATCATTTTAGTATTCAAAATGTATTAGATTGTGGAACATTTGGGAATTTAGATTTTTGGGTTGGGAATGCTCCGCctgtaatatttctgtgtttcaaTTTAGAATTGTATAAGCCCTGAACTGGTCACAGTTATTTGGAATAGGAGCTGGGACCAGAAGCAGGCAATCTCGGGATTCGTGTAGCACTATTTCTTGCAAAcacaaaatagtttaaaaacgTGGGCCAGATCTTGGAGATGCTGACATCTAAGGGCTAAAAGAAACTCTCCAAGTAGTAGGAGATTCTCAGCCCCACCCCACACATATCTATAAAATAATTTGCG belongs to Meriones unguiculatus strain TT.TT164.6M chromosome 4, Bangor_MerUng_6.1, whole genome shotgun sequence and includes:
- the Lpl gene encoding lipoprotein lipase, with the protein product MESKALLLVALGVWLQSLTGAAAADGGRDFADIESKFALRTPEDTAEDTCHLIPGVAETVSNCHFNHSSKTFVVIHGWTVTGMYESWVPKLVAALYKREPDSNVIVVDWLYRAQQHYPVSAGYTKLVGNDVARFINWMEEEFNYPLDNVHLLGYSLGAHAAGVAGSLTNKKVNRITGLDPAGPNFEYAEAPSRLSPDDADFVDVLHTFTRGSPGRSIGIQKPVGHVDIYPNGGTFQPGCNIGEAIRVIAERGLGDVDQLVKCSHERSIHLFIDSLLNEENPSKAYRCNSKEAFEKGLCLSCRKNRCNNVGYEINKVRAKRSSKMYLKTRSQMPYKVFHYQVKIHFSGTESDRQLNQAFEISLYGTVAESENIPFTLPEVSTNKTYSFLIYTEVDIGELLMMKLKWKSDSYFSWSDWWSSPGFVIERIRVKAGETQKKVIFCAREKVSHLKKGKDSAVFVKCHDKSLKKSG